The following are from one region of the Rhipicephalus microplus isolate Deutch F79 chromosome 1, USDA_Rmic, whole genome shotgun sequence genome:
- the LOC119159363 gene encoding uncharacterized protein LOC119159363, which translates to MGRSKSIPDRWLDYSEVGGVVPGTRFIAFKVPLRESICSRMPASKRFTPHDLLQRIQGLGLVIDLTCTNRYYDPDSLVNRGILHAKIMCAGQQIPSDGVVSEFFRAVDAFLSDPVNSGKLIGVHCTHGVNRTGYLVCNYMIQKLSVAPATAIEQFQNARGHKFDRDEYVSDLQRVGGQVPALGLSGDDRRLQVCQPAQGASGEEYAREPLRLRGMQDQYVRNFLSSDRRQYVGNIQCSRDAGSRLPGVAAPVPADGDLYWDSNSRAASDSLPYGHSAWNAARSEGYAREYGNTGDMPRALPPQFSVNDMRSQPPTYQNGIAPRPSAFVPVRPQHTYSHQSALPSQANMYNEQSQGQSYSHHSGMAHSMQPQHSFYDARPQGQGYGNHGVMAPQQSSFNAPLQGPRYSQPSGTSLQQNVPHAPSIGPVRSPPRVRSPNVTADMHGGHGGHKPYSHNERQYW; encoded by the coding sequence ATGGGTCGTTCGAAAAGCATTCCCGACCGGTGGCTAGACTACAGCGAGGTTGGAGGCGTCGTGCCCGGAACGCGGTTCATAGCATTCAAGGTGCCGCTTCGTGAATCGATATGCTCCCGCATGCCAGCGAGCAAACGCTTCACACCGCACGATCTTCTGCAGCGAATACAGGGCCTAGGCCTCGTGATTGATTTGACGTGCACGAACCGCTACTACGACCCCGATTCTCTCGTCAATCGTGGCATCCTCCACGCCAAAATCATGTGCGCCGGCCAGCAAATACCCAGCGACGGTGTGGTGAGCGAGTTTTTCCGTGCCGTCGACGCCTTCCTCTCTGACCCTGTGAACAGCGGCAAATTGATAGGTGTGCACTGTACTCACGGCGTTAACAGGACGGGGTATCTAGTCTGCAATTACATGATCCAGAAGCTGAGTGTCGCACCCGCGACAGCCATTGAGCAGTTTCAGAATGCCCGCGGCCACAAGTTCGACAGGGATGAATACGTCAGCGACCTACAACGTGTCGGAGGGCAAGTGCCTGCACTGGGTCTTAGCGGTGATGACAGGCGACTACAAGTCTGCCAGCCTGCTCAAGGCGCCAGCGGGGAAGAGTACGCCCGCGAACCTCTGCGATTACGAGGCATGCAAGACCAGTACGTCCGCAACTTTTTAAGTAGCGACAGACGACAATACGTCGGCAACATACAATGCTCCAGAGACGCCGGCAGTAGGCTTCCCGGAGTGGCTGCACCTGTTCCAGCCGATGGTGACCTTTACTGGGACTCCAACAGCCGTGCAGCGAGTGACTCACTTCCTTACGGGCACAGTGCATGGAACGCCGCACGAAGTGAAGGTTATGCGCGTGAGTATGGTAACACAGGTGACATGCCGCGGGCGTTGCCGCCCCAGTTCAGTGTGAATGATATGCGATCGCAGCCCCCCACTTACCAAAATGGCATTGCCCCTCGGCCCAGTGCGTTTGTCCCGGTGCGTCCACAACACACTTACAGTCACCAAAGTGCCTTGCCATCCCAGGCAAACATGTACAATGAGCAGTCGCAAGGACAAAGCTACAGCCATCACAGCGGCATGGCTCATTCGATGCAGCCTCAGCACAGCTTTTACGATGCAAGGCCGCAAGGGCAGGGCTACGGTAATCATGGTGTCATGGCACCTCAGCAGAGCAGTTTCAATGCACCACTGCAAGGCCCTCGTTACAGTCAACCCAGTGGCACGTCACTGCAGCAGAATGTACCCCATGCACCATCAATAGGGCCAGTGCGATCTCCACCCCGAGTGAGGAGCCCAAATGTTACTGCTGACATGCACGGTGGGCATGGTGGACACAAGCCATACAGTCATAATGAAAGACAGTACTGGTGA